A genome region from Glycine max cultivar Williams 82 chromosome 5, Glycine_max_v4.0, whole genome shotgun sequence includes the following:
- the LOC102663301 gene encoding uncharacterized protein, which produces MDGADAWRVAACANTNVNRIMLRFRPIAPKPVAGSSAVSRATGAGDGSQSSHVSVLGKRPKRKYVRIRRNGGYVRKNNGNSNRKSNCNCNDESSDVAVVTLQLMPEKDAPEGDVTLAGDSWCKNVDLDLTVEKIQIVENRSVPPPRLVVEEGEGAKGSDLVPAAKAAESWVTVESVTGTCMGEGEGGRGLLSCTDEERVKSLETDTCPGFVCDGSLRVRWVNDAYKRMVLEGRKGEGEDIMVWLKVKDSACAAWWCYSHPAFTCGVRLQYTWRNEKCTKMVPCDVWRLDCGGFAWRLDVKAALSLGL; this is translated from the coding sequence ATGGACGGTGCAGACGCGTGGCGCGTGGCCGCGTGTGCCAACACCAACGTCAACAGAATAATGCTCCGCTTTCGCCCGATCGCGCCGAAACCGGTCGCCGGAAGTTCCGCCGTCTCCAGAGCCACCGGCGCTGGCGACGGAAGCCAGAGTAGCCACGTGTCAGTTCTAGGGAAGAGACCGAAGAGGAAGTACGTTAGGATTCGGAGGAACGGTGGATACGTGCGAAAGAATAACGGAAACAGTAACCGAAAAAGTAATTGTAACTGTAACGATGAGTCTTCCGACGTGGCGGTTGTGACGTTGCAGTTGATGCCGGAGAAGGACGCGCCGGAAGGAGACGTCACTCTCGCGGGAGATTCGTGGTGTAAGAACGTTGATCTTGACCTAACTGTGGAGAAGATTCAGATCGTAGAGAATCGGAGTGTTCCGCCGCCACGCTTGGTGGTGGAGGAAGGCGAGGGTGCCAAGGGTTCAGATCTTGTTCCGGCGGCGAAGGCGGCGGAGTCGTGGGTGACGGTGGAGAGCGTGACAGGCACGTGCATGGGGGAGGGAGAGGGAGGGAGAGGGTTATTAAGTTGTACGGACGAGGAGAGGGTGAAGAGCCTAGAAACTGACACGTGTCCGGGGTTTGTCTGTGACGGAAGCCTTAGGGTGCGGTGGGTGAATGATGCGTACAAGAGGATGGTGCTGGAGGGGCGCAAGGGTGAGGGTGAGGATATCATGGTGTGGCTGAAGGTGAAGGATAGTGCCTGCGCTGCGTGGTGGTGCTATTCTCACCCAGCGTTCACCTGCGGGGTGAGGCTGCAGTACACGTGGCGGAACGAGAAGTGCACGAAGATGGTGCCGTGTGATGTTTGGAGATTGGATTGTGGCGGGTTTGCATGGAGGCTAGACGTGAAAGCTGCGCTCAGTTTGGGACTCTga